A portion of the Cygnus olor isolate bCygOlo1 chromosome 15, bCygOlo1.pri.v2, whole genome shotgun sequence genome contains these proteins:
- the LCMT1 gene encoding leucine carboxyl methyltransferase 1 isoform X1 — MEAAARGPLPAAGPDEADEAVRGTCEDASVCKRFAVSVGYWEDPYIQCFVRQAKERKAPEINRGYYARVHGVSYLLKAFLKKTECNCQIVNLGAGMDTLFWRLKDENLLPRKYFEVDFPMIVARKIHNIKSKPPLSKPIIESHSGDSLLIDSHSLDSSRYSIIGADLRFSSGLEEKLKKHNLDIHLPTLLIAECVLVYMTPQQSANLLKWAASTFPVAMFINYEQVNMTDRFGQIMIENLQRRQCNLAGVEVCRSLEAQRERLLLNGWENAHAIDMMKVYSFLPQADVKRIEELEFLDEKELFEQLMQHYCICWASKDSSNLGLADITF; from the exons ATGGAGGCAGCTGCCcgcggccccctccccgccgccggccccgaCGAGGCGGACGAGGCGGTCCGGGGCACGTGCGAGGACGCGTCCGTCTGCAAGCG GTTTGCTGTAAGTGTTGGCTACTGGGAGGACCCTTACATCCAGTGTTTTGTCAGACaagctaaagaaagaaaagcacctGAAATCAATAGAG gtTATTATGCTCGTGTTCATGGGGTCAGTTATCTGCTTAAGgcctttctaaagaaaacagaatgcaaCTGTCAAATTGTGAATCTCGGTGCTGGCATGGATACCCTCTTCTGGAGATTAAAG GATGAAAATCTTCTccctagaaaatattttgaagtggaTTTTCCAATGATAGttgcaagaaaaatacataatatcAA ATCAAAACCTCCCCTGTCAAAACCTATTATAGAATCCCATTCAGGGGACTCTCTTCTAATAG ATTCTCACAGCCTAGACTCCAGTCGTTACTCCATAATAGGAGCAGATCTTCGGTTCTCATCAGGTCTGGAGGAAAAGCTAAAGAAACATAACCTGGACATACA tttgcCGACGCTTCTGATAGCAGAGTGTGTGCTGGTTTACATGACACCCCAACAATCTGCAAATCTCCTAAAGTGGGCAGCAAGCACTTTTCCAGTGGCAATGTTTATAAATTATGAGcag GTGAATATGACGGATCGGTTTGGACAGATCATGATTGAGAACTTGCAGAGACGACAATGTAACCTGGCTGGAGTGGAAGTCTGCAGATCCTTAGAAGCTCAG aggGAACGATTGCTGTTAAATGGCTGGGAAAATGCACATGCCATTGATATGATGAAAGTGTACAGCTTTTTGCCACAGGCTGATGTCAAAAG AATAGAAGAACTTGAATTCCTAGATGAAAAGGAACTGTTTGAACAACTAATGCAGCACTACTGCATCTGCTGGGCCTCAAAAGACAGCAGTAATCTGG gtCTTGCAGATATCACCTTCTAA
- the LCMT1 gene encoding leucine carboxyl methyltransferase 1 isoform X2 yields MDTLFWRLKDENLLPRKYFEVDFPMIVARKIHNIKSKPPLSKPIIESHSGDSLLIDSHSLDSSRYSIIGADLRFSSGLEEKLKKHNLDIHLPTLLIAECVLVYMTPQQSANLLKWAASTFPVAMFINYEQVNMTDRFGQIMIENLQRRQCNLAGVEVCRSLEAQRERLLLNGWENAHAIDMMKVYSFLPQADVKRIEELEFLDEKELFEQLMQHYCICWASKDSSNLGLADITF; encoded by the exons ATGGATACCCTCTTCTGGAGATTAAAG GATGAAAATCTTCTccctagaaaatattttgaagtggaTTTTCCAATGATAGttgcaagaaaaatacataatatcAA ATCAAAACCTCCCCTGTCAAAACCTATTATAGAATCCCATTCAGGGGACTCTCTTCTAATAG ATTCTCACAGCCTAGACTCCAGTCGTTACTCCATAATAGGAGCAGATCTTCGGTTCTCATCAGGTCTGGAGGAAAAGCTAAAGAAACATAACCTGGACATACA tttgcCGACGCTTCTGATAGCAGAGTGTGTGCTGGTTTACATGACACCCCAACAATCTGCAAATCTCCTAAAGTGGGCAGCAAGCACTTTTCCAGTGGCAATGTTTATAAATTATGAGcag GTGAATATGACGGATCGGTTTGGACAGATCATGATTGAGAACTTGCAGAGACGACAATGTAACCTGGCTGGAGTGGAAGTCTGCAGATCCTTAGAAGCTCAG aggGAACGATTGCTGTTAAATGGCTGGGAAAATGCACATGCCATTGATATGATGAAAGTGTACAGCTTTTTGCCACAGGCTGATGTCAAAAG AATAGAAGAACTTGAATTCCTAGATGAAAAGGAACTGTTTGAACAACTAATGCAGCACTACTGCATCTGCTGGGCCTCAAAAGACAGCAGTAATCTGG gtCTTGCAGATATCACCTTCTAA